From a region of the Synechococcus sp. PCC 7502 genome:
- a CDS encoding non-ribosomal peptide synthetase, giving the protein MIDTFIGFSKVEVEASIPERFEKIVNHYSDRQAVKGKNSILTYRELNQSVNQLAHAILDKRGRGEEPIILICDHDVAVIIGIMGILKTGKAYVSLNPDTPLTRLNYILKDLEAKLIITDKQNLTLVKQLAQHSVSIMNVDEMDQSYPQENLNIVIAPNSLCNIVYTSGSTGQPKGVMRDSRMILHRVYTDTNDLQIKASDRFTMLTSSAFTSSTSDIFNALLTGGTLCVGSILERGLNWLTQWLIDEKITILRLPVSLFQQWIETLTAKDQFPDLRYISPGGKFYKKDIEKIKRHISDRCYVVQKLASSETSLITRLVISSPTEIKGNNVPVGYAKEGKDVFLVDDSGKRLGFNQIGEITVKSRYISQGYWRNPELTNKKFLPTTDGSDERIYLTGDLGRMQPDGCLEWIQRKDFMLKIRGYRVEPSEIEGALLDIEGIRQAVVVGVSDLSGEIRLAAYIVPKQGFTPEIKLIRAALVEKLPSYMIPSKFVILETLPTTTNSKIDRSKLPPIDWSLPDVDNSFMPPRNSLETEILEIWESVLQLSRISINDNFIELGGSSIQAMQIVSRVLEKFYINLSPNLLLESATVAAMADKIIQYQIQLTSEIDIEKMLDEIEQLP; this is encoded by the coding sequence ATGATAGATACTTTTATAGGATTTTCCAAAGTTGAAGTTGAAGCATCTATTCCTGAGAGATTTGAAAAGATTGTTAACCATTATAGCGATCGCCAAGCTGTAAAAGGGAAGAATAGTATCCTTACTTATCGAGAGTTAAATCAATCAGTAAATCAACTAGCTCATGCAATTTTGGATAAGCGAGGACGGGGAGAGGAGCCGATTATTTTAATCTGCGATCATGATGTTGCCGTAATTATTGGAATAATGGGAATTTTAAAGACAGGCAAGGCATATGTTTCTCTCAATCCTGATACTCCACTAACAAGACTAAATTATATTTTAAAAGACCTAGAAGCCAAATTAATTATTACTGATAAACAGAATCTAACTCTAGTAAAACAGTTAGCTCAACATTCAGTAAGTATTATGAATGTGGATGAGATGGATCAAAGCTATCCTCAAGAGAACTTGAATATAGTGATCGCTCCTAATAGTTTATGTAATATTGTTTATACCTCTGGTTCCACTGGTCAGCCTAAGGGTGTAATGCGTGACTCTCGAATGATTCTTCATCGGGTGTATACTGACACAAATGATTTGCAGATTAAGGCTAGCGATCGCTTTACTATGCTCACGTCCAGTGCTTTTACATCATCCACCTCTGATATTTTTAACGCTCTACTCACTGGTGGTACCCTATGCGTTGGCAGTATTCTCGAACGAGGTTTGAATTGGTTAACTCAATGGCTAATTGATGAGAAAATTACTATTTTACGTCTTCCCGTAAGCCTATTTCAGCAATGGATTGAGACATTGACGGCAAAGGATCAATTTCCCGATTTACGCTATATTTCACCAGGAGGGAAATTTTATAAAAAAGATATAGAAAAGATTAAAAGGCACATATCTGATAGATGTTATGTAGTTCAAAAATTAGCAAGTTCTGAAACAAGTTTGATAACTAGATTAGTTATTAGTAGTCCTACTGAAATTAAGGGCAATAACGTGCCTGTGGGTTATGCGAAGGAAGGAAAGGATGTCTTTTTAGTAGATGATTCAGGAAAAAGACTTGGCTTTAATCAAATCGGTGAGATTACCGTCAAAAGTCGCTATATTTCTCAAGGTTATTGGCGGAACCCAGAGTTAACCAATAAAAAATTTTTGCCCACGACCGATGGTAGTGATGAACGCATTTATTTAACAGGTGATTTAGGGCGAATGCAGCCCGATGGATGCTTAGAATGGATACAACGCAAAGACTTCATGCTCAAAATTCGAGGTTATCGTGTAGAGCCTTCAGAAATTGAAGGTGCATTGCTAGATATTGAGGGAATTAGGCAAGCTGTGGTAGTAGGGGTTAGTGATTTATCAGGCGAAATTCGTCTTGCTGCTTATATCGTTCCTAAGCAAGGATTTACCCCTGAAATTAAATTAATTCGTGCAGCTCTAGTAGAGAAATTGCCAAGTTATATGATTCCCTCTAAGTTTGTGATTTTAGAGACTCTTCCTACTACTACAAATAGTAAAATAGATCGGAGTAAATTGCCTCCCATTGACTGGAGTCTTCCAGATGTCGATAACTCTTTTATGCCGCCGCGTAATTCTCTGGAAACAGAGATATTAGAAATTTGGGAGTCTGTTTTACAACTCTCTCGAATTAGCATAAATGATAATTTTATTGAGCTAGGAGGTAGCTCCATCCAAGCAATGCAAATTGTGTCTAGAGTCCTAGAGAAATTTTATATCAATCTTTCACCTAATCTTCTACTAGAGTCAGCAACAGTCGCAGCAATGGCAGATAAAATTATTCAATATCAAATTCAATTAACATCTGAGATAGATATAGAAAAAATGTTAGATGAAATTGAGCAATTACCTTAA
- a CDS encoding class I SAM-dependent methyltransferase, translating to MDSVIRFLPKVENYIKYRWNFAPEAINRIFDITQLTSDAIVADIGSGSGMLAQAFVERVKQIFAIEPNSQMRAVAEENLKIYPSFVSIDALSDATGLIDNSVDLITVARAIHWFPKYSTKAEFQRILKPHGWLAIINTPHLDREILTASQSIKIPENGWDIAGDKSNDNYPDKLKEALDFYYDSHKFFKFDIPTIQSETWEYFFGRLCSQSPSPEPDHPLYKNFEKAAKEVFNRFSVDGDRIIISAATCVYLGQMSN from the coding sequence ATGGACTCAGTTATTAGATTTTTACCTAAAGTAGAAAACTACATAAAATATCGTTGGAATTTTGCACCTGAGGCAATCAATCGAATTTTTGATATAACGCAATTAACCTCAGATGCGATCGTTGCTGATATCGGTTCTGGTTCTGGGATGTTAGCTCAAGCCTTTGTGGAGCGAGTCAAGCAGATTTTTGCCATTGAGCCTAACTCTCAGATGAGAGCCGTAGCCGAGGAAAACCTAAAAATCTATCCATCTTTTGTTAGTATTGATGCTCTATCAGATGCTACTGGATTAATAGATAATTCAGTTGATTTAATTACCGTGGCTAGAGCAATTCACTGGTTCCCCAAATATAGTACCAAAGCGGAATTTCAAAGAATCCTAAAACCTCATGGCTGGTTGGCAATTATCAATACTCCTCATCTAGATCGAGAAATTTTGACAGCGAGCCAATCAATCAAAATCCCTGAGAATGGTTGGGATATTGCAGGTGATAAATCTAATGACAATTATCCAGATAAGCTTAAAGAGGCATTGGATTTTTATTATGATAGTCACAAATTTTTTAAGTTTGATATTCCAACTATCCAATCAGAAACGTGGGAATATTTTTTTGGTAGGCTTTGCTCTCAGTCTCCTTCTCCTGAGCCAGATCATCCTTTGTATAAAAATTTTGAGAAAGCAGCTAAAGAGGTTTTTAATCGATTTAGTGTGGATGGCGATCGCATAATAATTTCTGCTGCCACATGTGTTTATTTAGGACAAATGAGTAATTAA
- a CDS encoding ABC transporter substrate-binding protein: MKLKHLSLSLLTFFLCILGVFCTASYQAQNVAATFQALTSVKVCTSSNSGNQLLVQYAKNKGIFQKYGLNVEVISIESGTEAAVAMIAKSVNFCQIAGSSVINAVIAGEDLVMIAGIFNQYPYAFISVPSIKTPQGLKGKAVAISKSGSSTDAAIRAALKYLKLNPDKDVEIAAVGGEGERLQAMEAGRISATVLSFPLSLKAKNKGYHTLLDMTTLDIPYQHTVIATTRSYIKANPQVTVNFMKAIVEAIATIKKDRKGAIATLVRANKYDPKADAAILEEWYDTTIQKKIAKVPYPTLKGITKMLGDVKVTNPQASKFKAEDTVDISILRNLEKSGFINNLYKPK, encoded by the coding sequence ATGAAGCTAAAGCATCTATCCCTGAGCCTTTTGACTTTTTTTCTATGTATTTTAGGGGTATTCTGTACAGCCTCTTATCAAGCTCAGAATGTAGCTGCAACATTTCAAGCCCTAACCTCAGTTAAGGTTTGTACAAGTTCTAATTCTGGTAATCAATTATTAGTTCAATATGCCAAGAATAAGGGCATTTTTCAAAAGTATGGGCTAAATGTTGAGGTTATTTCTATTGAAAGTGGCACAGAAGCAGCCGTTGCAATGATCGCTAAGAGTGTGAATTTTTGCCAAATTGCTGGTAGTTCAGTCATAAATGCCGTGATCGCTGGTGAAGATTTAGTCATGATTGCTGGGATATTCAATCAATATCCCTATGCTTTTATATCTGTACCTAGTATTAAAACACCACAGGGATTAAAAGGGAAAGCAGTTGCTATTTCAAAATCTGGTTCATCCACAGATGCAGCCATACGCGCCGCTTTGAAATATCTAAAATTAAATCCTGATAAAGATGTGGAAATTGCGGCAGTCGGGGGAGAAGGAGAAAGACTACAAGCTATGGAAGCTGGACGAATTTCAGCCACCGTATTATCTTTTCCCCTAAGCCTTAAAGCAAAGAACAAAGGGTATCATACATTACTGGATATGACTACTTTAGACATACCCTATCAACATACTGTCATTGCCACAACCAGAAGCTATATCAAAGCAAATCCTCAAGTTACAGTTAATTTTATGAAAGCTATTGTGGAAGCGATCGCCACCATTAAGAAAGATAGAAAAGGGGCAATTGCTACACTTGTGCGGGCTAACAAATACGATCCAAAAGCTGATGCTGCCATCTTGGAAGAATGGTACGATACTACGATCCAAAAGAAAATTGCCAAAGTTCCTTATCCGACTCTCAAGGGGATTACAAAGATGTTAGGTGATGTTAAAGTTACTAATCCCCAAGCATCTAAATTTAAAGCTGAAGATACAGTCGATATTTCGATTTTGCGGAATTTAGAAAAAAGTGGTTTTATAAATAATTTATACAAACCTAAATAA
- a CDS encoding iron uptake porin, translating into MSAQENAGLELMLIDSSQTQVTSVSQLLDVQPTDWVFVAVQSLVERYSCLEGYPSHKYFGTRVLSRYEFASGLNACINHINQLLTSGFADKVSQEDLAALQKLQGEFAIELAGLKDRIDTLEAKTTTLESQQFSPITKLNGEAILAIAGVITGDNAKGETITDRNLTFSNRIRLSFDTSFTGKDLLRVRLQARNVVPLGGRNSGATLTNEGRLVFDGSSNNQFELDTLRYRFPLGDSTTIYAYTDAEGFFGINFTSQFNPFLDSSGEGAISRFARRNAIFSYAGGGGGLAISQKLGTNLTLELGYFASNPSNPSQSNGLFGGKYQALGQLVFKPTRDLTLGLTYSNAFSPSGNSFGPSVGSNLANSNAGAAIANTYGFQGFWRITKGLGLSGWVGYANHRYLGKGDASVWNWAIALSFPDLGKEGNLAGLVVGMEPKVTSVSAELDLGRGKGIGDRDTSFHIEAFYRYAVSKNISITPGLIWLTAPNHDERNSDILIAAIRTTFSF; encoded by the coding sequence GTGTCTGCTCAAGAAAATGCTGGACTTGAGTTAATGTTGATAGATTCTTCTCAAACTCAGGTTACTTCTGTTTCTCAGCTATTGGATGTGCAGCCCACAGACTGGGTATTTGTAGCAGTACAATCCCTTGTCGAACGCTATAGTTGTCTTGAAGGTTATCCTAGCCATAAATATTTTGGTACCCGTGTTCTTAGTCGTTATGAATTTGCGTCTGGGCTCAATGCTTGTATTAATCATATTAATCAATTATTGACATCAGGTTTCGCAGATAAAGTTAGTCAAGAAGATCTAGCAGCATTACAAAAATTGCAAGGAGAATTTGCGATCGAGTTAGCTGGACTTAAAGACAGGATTGATACTTTAGAAGCTAAAACCACTACCCTAGAATCACAACAATTTTCACCTATAACTAAATTAAATGGGGAAGCTATTTTAGCGATCGCTGGGGTGATTACTGGAGACAACGCCAAAGGAGAAACTATTACTGATCGCAATCTAACTTTTTCTAATCGCATCCGCCTTAGTTTTGACACTAGCTTTACAGGAAAAGATTTGCTAAGGGTTCGTCTGCAAGCGCGAAATGTTGTGCCATTGGGTGGGAGGAACTCAGGTGCAACGCTCACAAATGAGGGACGTTTAGTATTTGATGGTAGTAGTAATAATCAGTTTGAGTTAGATACTTTACGCTATCGCTTTCCCCTTGGAGATAGCACCACTATTTATGCCTATACAGACGCTGAAGGATTTTTTGGTATCAACTTTACATCCCAATTTAATCCATTCCTTGATAGTTCTGGAGAAGGAGCAATTTCACGTTTTGCACGCCGCAATGCGATCTTTTCATACGCAGGTGGTGGCGGTGGCTTGGCAATTAGTCAGAAATTAGGGACAAATCTAACCTTGGAGTTAGGTTATTTTGCTTCTAATCCCAGTAACCCTAGTCAAAGTAATGGCTTATTTGGTGGTAAGTATCAAGCTCTGGGACAACTTGTATTTAAACCGACTCGGGATCTCACCCTTGGCTTAACCTATAGTAATGCCTTTAGCCCATCTGGAAATTCCTTTGGTCCTTCCGTAGGTAGTAATCTTGCCAATAGTAATGCTGGAGCAGCGATCGCTAATACCTATGGGTTTCAAGGCTTTTGGCGAATTACAAAAGGTTTAGGACTAAGTGGTTGGGTTGGCTATGCTAATCATCGATATTTAGGAAAAGGGGATGCTTCAGTTTGGAACTGGGCGATCGCTTTATCTTTTCCCGATCTTGGCAAAGAAGGGAACTTAGCAGGGCTTGTTGTGGGGATGGAACCTAAGGTTACAAGTGTAAGTGCAGAGCTGGATTTGGGGAGAGGTAAAGGCATTGGCGATAGAGATACATCCTTTCATATTGAGGCTTTCTATCGTTACGCAGTTAGCAAAAATATTTCTATAACTCCCGGATTGATTTGGCTGACAGCACCCAACCACGACGAGCGTAATAGTGACATTCTCATTGCAGCAATCCGAACTACTTTTAGTTTTTAG
- a CDS encoding ABC transporter permease: MLIHKFKTTLCKCFRFFESHENIFLPLLSVTGFLILWELIPNLGLVKPLFTSSPSRIWIAAQWLWQNGLWHDIQVSGTAFSIGYLLAVFTAIPLGICLGWYKKLNGIFDPFISVLNATPRIAIFPILILWLGIGIESKIAVIFLGAVFPILINVVVSIKTIDQNLLKCARTFGANDYQILTTIAIPTSIPFIIAGMRLAVGRALVGVVVGEFVASNAGIGYMMRVASGSFQTDKVFVGLVILSGTGYILTELLKKLESRFERWRTNS, translated from the coding sequence ATGCTCATACACAAATTTAAAACCACATTATGTAAATGCTTTCGTTTTTTTGAAAGCCATGAAAATATCTTTCTGCCTTTACTATCAGTTACTGGGTTTCTAATTTTATGGGAGTTAATTCCAAATTTAGGACTAGTTAAACCTTTATTTACGAGTTCACCCAGTCGGATTTGGATCGCAGCACAATGGCTCTGGCAGAATGGGTTATGGCATGATATTCAAGTTAGTGGAACCGCATTTAGTATTGGCTACTTGTTGGCAGTGTTTACAGCCATTCCCTTGGGTATTTGTTTAGGTTGGTATAAAAAGTTAAATGGGATTTTTGATCCCTTTATTTCAGTTTTAAATGCAACACCTCGGATTGCTATCTTTCCGATCCTAATTTTATGGTTGGGAATTGGGATTGAATCTAAGATAGCTGTGATTTTCTTAGGAGCAGTATTTCCGATTTTGATTAACGTAGTCGTTAGCATCAAAACGATCGATCAAAATTTATTAAAGTGTGCGCGCACCTTTGGCGCTAATGATTATCAAATTCTTACAACTATAGCAATTCCTACTTCTATCCCTTTCATCATTGCGGGTATGCGGTTAGCAGTAGGTAGAGCATTAGTGGGAGTAGTTGTGGGTGAATTTGTTGCTTCTAATGCTGGAATTGGTTACATGATGAGAGTGGCTAGTGGGAGTTTTCAAACTGATAAGGTTTTTGTCGGTTTAGTTATATTATCTGGGACAGGTTATATTTTGACGGAGCTATTAAAAAAGTTGGAATCAAGATTTGAACGGTGGCGGACTAACTCATAA
- a CDS encoding ABC transporter ATP-binding protein codes for MLKLEVNNISVEYLIKRKQQRFLAISNLSFKVDRGEFIAVVGSSGCGKTTLLNAIAGLIPLTSGYIVVDGKEIIGTGSDRAMVFQSPSLLPWRSVMGNVMYGLELQKYNHKWASDHSQYFIDLVGLKGLEDRFPHELSGGMQQRVNLARALAVEPSLLLLDEPFSALDAQTRESMQEELQQIWHKTDSTIIYITHQIDEAIYLADRVIVMSTQPGQIKSIISINLPRMRSPEIKHQSVFNQLEHHIWTLLKSEH; via the coding sequence ATGCTAAAACTTGAAGTTAACAATATTTCCGTTGAATATTTAATTAAGCGCAAACAACAGCGTTTTTTGGCAATCTCTAATCTTAGCTTTAAAGTAGACAGAGGGGAGTTTATTGCAGTTGTTGGATCTAGTGGTTGCGGAAAGACCACTCTTTTAAATGCGATCGCTGGTCTAATCCCATTAACTTCAGGATATATTGTAGTAGATGGAAAAGAAATCATCGGGACAGGTAGCGATCGCGCTATGGTATTTCAAAGTCCATCTCTCCTACCTTGGCGATCAGTTATGGGAAATGTGATGTATGGGTTGGAATTACAAAAATACAACCATAAGTGGGCTAGCGATCACTCTCAATATTTTATTGACTTAGTGGGATTGAAGGGCTTGGAGGATCGATTTCCCCACGAGCTATCTGGCGGTATGCAGCAAAGAGTAAATTTAGCTCGGGCTTTAGCCGTGGAACCCAGCCTTTTACTGCTAGATGAACCTTTTTCCGCCTTAGATGCCCAAACTCGTGAATCTATGCAAGAAGAACTGCAACAAATTTGGCATAAAACTGATAGTACAATTATTTATATCACACATCAGATCGATGAAGCTATCTATTTAGCAGATCGGGTAATCGTAATGAGTACTCAACCAGGACAAATCAAGTCTATTATTTCTATCAACCTACCTCGAATGCGATCGCCAGAAATCAAACATCAATCAGTATTTAATCAACTTGAGCATCATATTTGGACTTTACTAAAGTCTGAACATTAA
- a CDS encoding phosphopantetheine-binding protein, with amino-acid sequence MIALIFSEVLGIETVSANDNFFALGADSLGVTRVVVRISVYLNIQLSNTLLFRKPTVVELA; translated from the coding sequence GTGATCGCCCTCATTTTTTCTGAAGTTCTAGGAATAGAAACGGTCAGTGCAAACGATAATTTTTTTGCCCTTGGTGCTGATTCCTTAGGCGTTACGAGGGTTGTAGTTCGTATCAGTGTATACTTAAACATTCAGTTATCAAATACACTACTTTTTCGGAAGCCCACAGTAGTAGAATTAGCCTAG
- a CDS encoding glucose-1-phosphate adenylyltransferase, with translation MKKVLAIILGGGQGSRLYPLTKRRAKPAVPLAGKYRLIDIPVSNCINSDIEKIYVLTQFNSTSLNRHINQTYRTSSFSDGFVDILAAQQTPDNPEWFQGTADAVRQYLWLLEVADVTEYLILSGDQLYRMDYREFVERHRSTGADITLSVLPVDQKKASAFGILKIDDSGKVIDFREKPKGELLEQMQVDTTTLGLDPDSARANPYIASMGIYVFKKEALIALLSENKDNTDFGKEIIPQAIGRYNVQAFLFSDYWEDIGTIESFYNANLDLTRHPKPPFSLYKADAPIYTRPRYLPPSKVIDSQITDSIISDGCILERCTVRHSVLGIRINIGAGSVIEDTLVMGSDFYQTPSEYEADIRDGNVPIGIGENTIIRRAIVDKNARIGKNVKIINKDGVDNANHENLGYTICGGIVVILKGAVIPDNTVI, from the coding sequence ATGAAAAAAGTTCTAGCGATTATTTTAGGCGGGGGTCAAGGTTCCAGACTCTACCCATTGACAAAGCGACGTGCCAAACCTGCTGTGCCTTTGGCTGGAAAGTACCGACTAATCGACATCCCCGTTAGTAACTGTATTAACTCTGATATCGAAAAAATTTACGTTCTGACGCAATTTAACTCTACGTCTCTGAATAGACATATTAACCAAACCTATCGCACCTCTTCATTTTCCGATGGGTTTGTCGATATTTTAGCGGCTCAACAAACTCCTGATAACCCTGAATGGTTCCAAGGTACTGCTGATGCCGTGCGTCAATATTTATGGCTACTAGAGGTTGCCGATGTAACTGAGTACCTAATATTATCGGGTGATCAACTGTATCGCATGGACTACCGAGAGTTTGTGGAACGGCACCGTAGCACTGGGGCAGACATTACCCTATCGGTGTTACCCGTGGATCAAAAGAAAGCCTCCGCCTTTGGCATTCTCAAAATTGATGATTCGGGCAAAGTTATAGATTTTCGTGAAAAACCCAAGGGGGAACTGCTAGAGCAAATGCAAGTTGACACTACTACCCTAGGACTTGATCCCGACTCCGCACGGGCTAATCCTTACATTGCTTCCATGGGAATTTATGTATTCAAAAAAGAAGCACTGATCGCTTTACTGAGCGAAAACAAAGATAATACTGACTTTGGTAAAGAAATTATTCCCCAGGCGATCGGGCGTTATAACGTGCAGGCGTTTTTATTCTCAGACTATTGGGAAGATATAGGGACAATTGAGTCTTTTTACAATGCTAATCTTGACCTAACCCGTCATCCTAAGCCACCTTTCAGCCTCTACAAAGCTGATGCTCCCATCTATACCCGTCCTCGATACTTACCACCCAGTAAAGTAATAGATTCTCAGATTACCGACTCAATTATCAGTGATGGTTGCATTTTGGAGCGATGCACTGTTAGGCATTCAGTACTAGGAATACGGATTAATATTGGTGCTGGTTCAGTAATTGAAGACACTCTGGTTATGGGTTCTGACTTTTATCAAACTCCCTCAGAGTACGAAGCGGATATTCGAGATGGTAATGTTCCCATTGGTATTGGTGAAAATACAATTATTCGGCGGGCAATTGTGGATAAAAACGCTCGTATTGGTAAGAATGTCAAAATTATCAATAAAGATGGGGTTGATAACGCTAACCACGAAAACTTAGGTTACACGATCTGTGGTGGCATTGTCGTAATCCTAAAGGGAGCAGTAATTCCAGATAACACAGTAATTTAG
- the ccsB gene encoding c-type cytochrome biogenesis protein CcsB encodes MKLVALQSLLDNATFAILFVTMLLYWVSAAFPQIPYLAQSGTAGMAIANLSIFVLLAARWLDAGYFPLSNLYESLFFLAWGITAMHLIAESMGSKNLHTKTLIGVFTATIAMGITAFAALSLPENMQGAEPLVPALKSNWLMMHVSVMLLSYSALMVGSLLAIAFLVISRDQKIMLKGNSLGNGSNLRQQTQGISSFNSELNIESSKNQNNGAVTTLTLPTGVLAIERLTLSETLDNLSYRMIGLGFPLLTIGIIAGGVWANEAWGSYWSWDPKETWSLITWLVFAAYLHMRITKGWQGKRPAMLASGGLLVIWTCYLGVNLMGKGLHSYGWFL; translated from the coding sequence ATGAAACTTGTGGCACTGCAAAGCCTTTTAGATAATGCAACATTTGCCATTTTGTTTGTCACTATGCTGCTGTATTGGGTTAGTGCGGCTTTTCCTCAAATTCCTTATTTGGCTCAAAGTGGAACTGCGGGAATGGCGATCGCTAATTTAAGTATTTTTGTCTTGTTAGCAGCCCGATGGCTAGACGCTGGCTATTTCCCTTTGAGTAACTTATACGAGTCTCTGTTCTTTTTAGCATGGGGAATCACGGCAATGCACCTGATCGCAGAAAGTATGGGGAGTAAAAATCTGCATACTAAAACTTTGATTGGTGTATTTACCGCAACCATTGCTATGGGAATTACCGCCTTTGCCGCTTTGAGTTTACCTGAAAATATGCAGGGAGCGGAGCCTTTAGTCCCAGCTTTGAAATCTAATTGGCTGATGATGCACGTTTCGGTAATGCTTTTAAGCTATTCGGCGTTGATGGTGGGTAGTTTATTGGCGATCGCCTTTTTGGTTATTAGCCGCGATCAAAAGATTATGCTTAAGGGTAATTCCCTTGGTAACGGTAGTAATTTACGCCAGCAGACCCAAGGTATTAGTAGTTTTAATTCTGAGCTAAATATAGAATCCTCAAAAAATCAAAACAATGGGGCAGTGACTACTTTAACTTTACCTACGGGTGTCTTAGCGATCGAGCGACTGACCCTTAGCGAAACCTTGGATAATCTTAGTTATCGCATGATTGGTTTAGGATTTCCGCTATTAACCATTGGTATTATTGCGGGTGGAGTCTGGGCAAATGAGGCTTGGGGTTCCTATTGGAGTTGGGATCCTAAGGAAACATGGTCGTTAATTACTTGGTTAGTATTTGCTGCCTATTTACATATGCGGATTACCAAAGGTTGGCAGGGTAAAAGACCAGCTATGTTGGCAAGTGGTGGTTTATTGGTAATTTGGACTTGCTATTTGGGGGTTAACTTGATGGGCAAGGGATTACATAGTTATGGCTGGTTTTTATAG
- a CDS encoding NAD(P)H-quinone oxidoreductase subunit N: MALIAGNKIVNDLEAAGALAMYVPPEGGYEGRYQRRVRNAGYDILSITARGLGDVSSFLTGVHGVRPSHLGKKAIVTYFLPPKIQYRLASLPPNSKGLVVWLGEGKFLTRQELEVISQIPAKFKNVKVVIELGSAREVIWSPLVQAIAA; the protein is encoded by the coding sequence ATGGCATTAATCGCTGGAAATAAAATTGTCAATGACCTTGAAGCCGCAGGTGCCTTAGCTATGTATGTGCCACCAGAAGGTGGGTATGAAGGTCGGTATCAAAGACGGGTTCGCAACGCAGGCTATGACATCCTATCAATTACCGCAAGGGGTCTGGGGGATGTATCTAGCTTCTTAACGGGAGTACATGGGGTGAGACCATCCCATTTGGGAAAAAAAGCTATAGTTACTTATTTCTTGCCCCCTAAAATTCAGTATCGCCTTGCCAGTTTACCCCCTAATTCTAAAGGTTTAGTGGTGTGGTTGGGGGAAGGTAAGTTTTTAACTCGCCAAGAACTTGAAGTAATTAGCCAGATTCCTGCCAAGTTCAAAAATGTTAAGGTTGTAATTGAGTTGGGTAGTGCCAGAGAGGTAATTTGGTCACCTTTAGTCCAAGCGATCGCTGCTTAG